A genomic region of Leptotrichia hofstadii contains the following coding sequences:
- a CDS encoding GNAT family N-acetyltransferase has protein sequence MENIVSELVKIHNGNFKNKVGDKYFSEMMLSEQYEIYCLFNYTKENIFVEKLKKEDKNKILEKNQKEKTDLDKNEKFEKNVLGYVAFYGTIGSIDIFEIAIKKEYQGQCFGEKLLIESMGNLLKNNKNSEIKNIHFSENKFLLEVNENNIKALKLYKKIGFEQISVRKNYYGNNEDAIIMMKII, from the coding sequence ATGGAAAATATTGTCAGTGAATTGGTTAAAATTCATAATGGAAACTTTAAAAATAAAGTTGGGGATAAATATTTTTCTGAAATGATGTTAAGTGAGCAGTATGAGATATACTGCTTATTTAATTATACGAAAGAAAATATTTTTGTGGAGAAATTAAAAAAAGAAGATAAAAATAAAATTTTAGAAAAAAATCAAAAAGAAAAAACGGATTTGGATAAAAATGAAAAATTTGAGAAAAATGTGTTGGGATATGTCGCATTTTATGGTACAATAGGAAGCATAGATATTTTTGAAATTGCAATAAAAAAAGAATATCAGGGGCAATGTTTTGGTGAAAAATTATTAATTGAAAGCATGGGAAATTTACTTAAAAATAATAAAAATTCAGAAATTAAAAATATACATTTTTCAGAAAATAAGTTTTTGCTGGAAGTTAACGAAAATAATATAAAAGCACTAAAACTTTATAAAAAAATTGGATTTGAACAAATTTCTGTAAGAAAAAATTATTATGGAAATAATGAGGATGCAATAATAATGATGAAAATCATTTAG